A stretch of the Coprobacillus cateniformis genome encodes the following:
- the mraY gene encoding phospho-N-acetylmuramoyl-pentapeptide-transferase, whose amino-acid sequence MFSMVFLQIVINFIVAFVLVMAVMPKSIQYLKKLKFGQIEREEGLESHKAKGGTPTMGGIVFILCAVLVVYILNFSFFQNPYINLLTFAFVGYGLIGFLDDYLIVVRKTNEGLKPIYKYALQSVMAIAFYMLAKYFIPDFDTSISIPLLHMNVDLGWFYPVLVYIMFTAESNAVNLTDGLDGLATGLSMIATSVFVIFAIMNKNYEIAIYAMIIVGALLGFMYFNYHPARIFMGDTGSLALGGMLAALAVLTNQELLLILIGGVFLMETLSVVIQVVSFKTRGKRVFKMAPIHHHFEMLGWTEQQVVISFWFLGFICGIIGIVLGVM is encoded by the coding sequence ATGTTTTCAATGGTCTTTTTACAAATTGTTATCAATTTTATTGTGGCATTTGTCTTAGTCATGGCAGTTATGCCTAAATCTATTCAATATTTAAAGAAATTAAAATTTGGCCAAATCGAAAGAGAAGAAGGCTTAGAGTCTCATAAAGCAAAAGGTGGAACACCAACAATGGGAGGAATTGTTTTTATTCTTTGTGCTGTATTGGTTGTTTACATCTTGAATTTTTCATTCTTTCAAAATCCATATATTAACTTATTAACATTTGCTTTTGTTGGGTATGGATTAATTGGTTTTTTAGATGATTATTTAATTGTTGTCAGAAAAACAAATGAAGGATTAAAACCTATTTATAAATATGCATTACAGTCTGTAATGGCTATTGCATTTTATATGTTAGCAAAATATTTTATTCCTGATTTTGATACATCAATCTCAATTCCATTATTACATATGAATGTGGATTTAGGTTGGTTTTATCCTGTCTTGGTTTATATTATGTTTACTGCGGAAAGTAATGCAGTCAATTTAACAGATGGGCTTGATGGTTTAGCAACTGGGCTTTCTATGATTGCAACTTCAGTCTTTGTTATTTTTGCAATCATGAATAAAAATTATGAAATTGCTATTTATGCAATGATTATTGTTGGCGCATTACTTGGATTTATGTATTTTAATTATCATCCTGCCCGTATCTTTATGGGAGATACTGGTTCACTTGCTTTAGGTGGTATGTTAGCAGCATTAGCAGTTTTAACAAATCAAGAACTTTTACTTATTTTAATTGGTGGCGTTTTCTTAATGGAAACACTGTCAGTTGTTATTCAGGTTGTATCGTTTAAAACACGTGGAAAAAGAGTTTTCAAGATGGCTCCTATTCATCACCATTTTGAAATGTTAGGTTGGACAGAACAGCAGGTTGTAATTTCATTTTGGTTCTTAGGATTCATTTGTGGAATTATTGGTATTGTGTTAGGAGTTATGTAG
- the murD gene encoding UDP-N-acetylmuramoyl-L-alanine--D-glutamate ligase — protein sequence MLSGKKVLVLGLAKSGKAAVELLSAVHATITVNEFALQEQIECYDEYIARGIEMIVGGHPDDLFERDFDFVVKNPGINYHKPFVLRLKERGIPVYTEIELAYRLSQPQNYIAITGTNGKTTTVTLIRDILKNAGRQVCLAGNVGTPLSELVLNEDLLHKSDYDVVLEMSNFQLLDIDAFHPRVATIINLTPDHLDYMASLEEYYTSKTRIYMNQDHNDIYLQNKDDVVLKEYLQKYPPQAKIVSFSLEQEADCMIKNDAIYYQGQHIINLDDIKIVGRHNIQNMMIAICACIHSGIDVQSIHDTLAAFTGVEHRIEFVREYQGVKYYNDSKATNTDAAIIALKSFEKPVILLMGGHEKGLDLREMANYQKQISHLICFGEAGERFAKDMKCPNTDIVKYMKDAIIKAKELAKSGDVVLLSPSTSSYDEFSGYEERGNVFKHIVNKFE from the coding sequence ATGTTAAGTGGAAAGAAAGTTTTGGTTTTAGGGCTTGCAAAAAGCGGGAAGGCTGCTGTGGAGTTATTAAGTGCTGTACATGCAACAATTACAGTTAATGAATTTGCACTTCAGGAGCAAATTGAGTGTTATGATGAATATATAGCTCGTGGAATTGAAATGATTGTGGGTGGTCACCCAGATGATTTGTTTGAAAGAGATTTTGATTTTGTAGTCAAAAACCCTGGTATTAATTATCATAAACCATTTGTATTGCGTTTAAAAGAAAGGGGAATTCCTGTATATACAGAAATAGAGTTAGCTTATCGTTTGTCTCAACCTCAAAATTATATCGCTATTACAGGAACAAATGGCAAGACAACAACTGTTACATTAATTCGTGATATTTTAAAAAATGCAGGACGTCAGGTTTGCTTAGCAGGAAATGTTGGAACGCCATTATCAGAACTTGTCTTAAATGAAGATTTGCTTCATAAGAGTGATTATGATGTGGTATTGGAAATGTCTAATTTTCAATTGTTAGATATTGATGCTTTTCATCCAAGGGTTGCAACAATTATAAATTTGACACCTGATCATTTGGATTATATGGCATCATTAGAAGAGTATTATACTTCTAAAACACGGATTTATATGAATCAGGATCATAATGATATTTATTTACAGAATAAAGATGATGTGGTCTTAAAAGAATATCTTCAAAAGTATCCTCCACAAGCTAAGATTGTTTCCTTTTCATTAGAACAAGAGGCTGATTGTATGATCAAGAATGATGCTATTTATTATCAAGGTCAACATATTATCAATTTAGATGATATTAAAATTGTAGGACGTCATAATATTCAAAATATGATGATTGCCATTTGTGCCTGTATTCATTCAGGTATTGATGTTCAATCTATTCATGATACATTAGCTGCTTTTACAGGGGTGGAGCATCGTATTGAGTTTGTTAGAGAATATCAGGGTGTTAAATATTATAATGATTCAAAAGCAACAAATACTGATGCTGCAATTATTGCATTAAAATCATTTGAAAAACCAGTGATATTGTTAATGGGTGGACATGAAAAAGGATTAGATCTAAGAGAGATGGCAAATTATCAAAAACAAATCTCTCATCTGATTTGTTTTGGTGAGGCAGGAGAACGATTTGCTAAAGATATGAAGTGTCCAAATACGGATATTGTTAAATATATGAAAGATGCAATCATAAAAGCAAAAGAACTTGCTAAAAGTGGTGATGTTGTTCTATTGTCTCCTTCAACAAGTTCCTATGATGAATTTAGTGGTTATGAAGAAAGAGGAAATGTGTTCAAACATATTGTTAATAAATTTGAATAA
- a CDS encoding response regulator transcription factor produces the protein MKRILIVEDDSELCCELKLLLENAGYEGVILQNFQRAKEEIISTCPDLILLDIGIPYMNGEMLLRELRKESQIPVIMVTSQNNETDEVLSMSFGADDYITKPYNPTLLLLRIEAVLRRMNHEVNVLKYHDLLLVPERGILKCHDESLILTKNEMLIMKYLIVNQGKIASREEIMMDLWDSEEFVDDNTLTVNMSRLRNKLRSLGYGDAIETRKGLGYILI, from the coding sequence ATGAAGAGAATATTAATAGTGGAAGATGATTCGGAGTTATGCTGTGAGTTAAAACTTTTATTAGAAAATGCTGGATATGAAGGCGTTATTTTACAGAATTTTCAAAGAGCTAAAGAAGAAATAATCAGTACTTGTCCGGATTTAATATTATTGGATATTGGAATTCCCTATATGAATGGTGAAATGTTACTGAGAGAACTGAGAAAAGAGAGTCAAATTCCTGTCATTATGGTGACGAGTCAAAATAATGAAACTGATGAGGTCTTAAGCATGAGTTTTGGAGCAGATGATTATATTACAAAACCTTATAATCCGACTTTATTATTGTTGCGAATAGAGGCAGTTTTAAGAAGAATGAATCATGAAGTGAATGTGTTAAAATATCATGATTTATTGCTGGTTCCAGAACGAGGGATCTTGAAGTGTCATGATGAATCATTGATTTTAACAAAGAATGAAATGTTAATTATGAAATATCTTATTGTGAATCAGGGGAAAATTGCCAGTCGTGAGGAAATTATGATGGATTTATGGGATAGTGAAGAATTTGTTGATGATAATACCTTAACTGTTAATATGAGTCGTTTAAGAAATAAATTACGCTCATTAGGTTATGGTGATGCGATTGAAACAAGAAAGGGATTAGGGTATATTTTGATATGA
- a CDS encoding sensor histidine kinase — MTIVMYIKDKAVHLLIHLIMVLLVILMMLAFQLNQAFILFIITMIVFFISICFLYDYFRQVSFYRFYQKQLEQLDQKYFICELIKEPGFLDGKILYQSLYTINKSMLEKMNERDVQVNDFKDYVEMWIHEVKIPLAHLTLTVHNHKSDVSPQILEQVRKLENQVDQILYYVRCENSQKDYLIKSSSLSKVVKNVIMKNKDYFIHHKLKLSLHDLNKMVLTDSKWLEFIINQILNNSFQYSTHRMESRIDISAVEDNNQVILTIMDNGIGICPSDLPRVFEKSFTGYNGRIQKKSTGMGLYICQRLCQRLGHQIHIESVQNEYTKVMIIFHKDHYYDVVK, encoded by the coding sequence ATGACGATTGTGATGTATATAAAGGATAAGGCAGTCCATTTGTTGATTCATTTGATTATGGTGTTATTGGTGATATTGATGATGCTTGCTTTTCAATTGAATCAAGCTTTTATATTATTTATTATAACAATGATTGTATTTTTTATAAGTATTTGTTTTCTTTATGATTATTTCAGGCAAGTTTCTTTTTATCGCTTTTATCAAAAACAATTAGAACAGTTGGATCAAAAGTATTTTATATGTGAGTTGATAAAAGAACCTGGGTTTCTAGATGGGAAAATTCTTTATCAGTCACTATATACAATTAATAAATCAATGTTAGAAAAGATGAATGAAAGAGATGTCCAAGTCAATGATTTTAAAGATTACGTTGAGATGTGGATTCATGAAGTCAAGATACCTTTGGCACATTTAACATTAACTGTTCATAATCATAAAAGTGATGTGAGCCCACAGATATTAGAACAAGTTCGCAAATTAGAAAATCAAGTTGATCAAATTCTTTATTATGTACGTTGTGAAAATAGTCAAAAAGATTATTTAATTAAAAGTTCTTCTTTATCCAAGGTTGTGAAAAATGTCATTATGAAAAATAAAGATTACTTCATACATCATAAATTAAAACTCAGTCTTCATGATTTAAATAAAATGGTTTTAACAGATTCTAAGTGGTTAGAATTTATTATCAACCAAATTCTTAATAATAGTTTTCAGTATAGTACTCATAGGATGGAAAGTCGTATTGACATTTCAGCTGTGGAGGACAATAACCAGGTTATTTTAACGATTATGGATAATGGTATTGGCATTTGTCCAAGTGATCTTCCGCGCGTTTTTGAAAAGAGTTTCACAGGATATAATGGAAGAATTCAAAAGAAATCAACTGGCATGGGACTATATATATGTCAACGGTTATGTCAGCGTTTAGGACATCAAATACATATTGAATCTGTTCAAAATGAATATACAAAAGTGATGATTATTTTTCATAAAGATCATTATTACGATGTGGTGAAATAA
- a CDS encoding ABC transporter ATP-binding protein — MEPILRIENIDKYYGNKSNLTKALSHLSLNIDKGEFVAIMGASGSGKTTLLNCVSTIDRVTAGHIYVGKTDITKLKGNHLNRFRREELGFIFQDFNLLDTLTAYENIALALSIQKVSVKEIEKRVQAIAQALNITDVLDKYPYQMSGGQKQRVASARALITDPKLILADEPTGALDSHSSQMLLASLKKLNEQLQTTILMVTHDAFSASYASRVIFIKDGQIFNELRRGNQERKQFFDQIIDVVTLLGGE, encoded by the coding sequence ATGGAACCTATTTTAAGAATTGAAAATATAGATAAATATTATGGAAACAAATCTAATTTAACAAAAGCCTTAAGTCATCTTTCATTAAACATTGATAAAGGTGAATTTGTGGCTATCATGGGAGCCAGCGGTTCAGGAAAGACGACTTTGCTTAATTGTGTATCCACGATTGATAGAGTCACAGCAGGACATATTTATGTTGGCAAAACTGATATTACAAAATTAAAAGGCAATCATTTGAATCGTTTTAGAAGAGAGGAACTTGGATTCATCTTTCAGGATTTTAATCTTCTTGATACATTGACTGCTTATGAAAATATTGCACTGGCTCTTTCGATTCAAAAAGTCTCAGTTAAAGAGATTGAAAAACGTGTCCAAGCCATTGCGCAAGCTTTAAATATCACTGATGTTCTTGACAAATATCCTTATCAAATGAGTGGTGGACAAAAACAAAGAGTGGCTTCAGCAAGAGCTTTAATTACTGATCCAAAACTGATTTTAGCAGATGAACCAACAGGAGCATTAGACTCTCATTCATCACAAATGTTACTGGCAAGTCTAAAAAAACTGAATGAACAACTTCAAACAACAATCTTAATGGTTACTCATGATGCTTTTAGTGCGAGTTATGCATCACGTGTTATCTTTATTAAAGATGGTCAAATCTTTAATGAACTCAGAAGAGGGAATCAGGAACGAAAACAATTTTTTGATCAAATTATTGATGTTGTGACATTGCTTGGAGGAGAATAA
- a CDS encoding ABC transporter permease, translating into MLLKLSLRNIKRSFKDYTIYFMTLILGVAIFYLFNSIESQTVMLNVSSSTREIIGMMVNILSGVSVLVSFILGFLIVYASRFLMKRRNKEFGIYMTLGMGKRQISSILLCETFFIGIISLAVGLVIGVALSQLMSIFVASMFEADMTRFAFVFSSSAMLKTILYFGVIYIVVMIFNVFFIGKQELIDLLLAHRKNEKVKMKNMWLCSGVFIIGMIMLGYAYYLVTAGITKLDTAEKIFVPIGLGIVSTFLIFWSVSGFVLKIFMAKKKTYYKGLNTFTLRQFSSQMNTTVFSMGMICLMLFVTICVLSTGISLKNATTANLKELSPTDIYVEKTWNLKGNKANGKPYSQKDIADSHLSVSETLVNLDFSIHENLKDVITVNVYATNDLTFGDTLGSYATSVHSQMPYLRLNAAEKIMRLSEYNQVAKRYGKQTYQLQDNEYIVIANFGGMIEIRNEALKRGTQIELLGKMYLPAHKECQDGFLTPSANQSNSGIIVVPDQAINENYKEKNVLIADYKATDEVEKQKIEEKVQSLAQHPYAKGLTQLNASTKISIYEGSVGVGTMVTFIGIYIGVIFLISSAAILALKELSESADNKERYMMLRKIGTDERMLNKALFTQISLFFIAPLILAVIHSIFGIEFCKFFLQSFGEENLLPSIMMTTVFIVIIYGGYMLLTYLTSRQMMKE; encoded by the coding sequence ATGTTATTGAAACTCTCTTTAAGGAATATAAAACGAAGTTTTAAGGATTATACCATTTATTTTATGACCTTGATTTTGGGTGTTGCCATCTTTTATTTATTTAATTCAATTGAAAGTCAAACGGTTATGTTGAATGTTTCTTCTTCGACTCGTGAGATTATTGGAATGATGGTCAATATTCTTTCAGGTGTTAGCGTGCTAGTGTCTTTTATTCTTGGTTTCTTAATTGTTTATGCGAGTCGTTTCTTAATGAAAAGACGAAATAAAGAGTTTGGTATATATATGACTTTAGGTATGGGAAAACGTCAAATCTCAAGTATTCTTTTATGTGAAACATTCTTTATTGGTATTATTTCATTGGCAGTTGGTTTGGTTATTGGTGTTGCTTTGTCACAATTGATGAGTATTTTTGTAGCCAGTATGTTTGAAGCTGATATGACACGTTTTGCATTTGTTTTTTCTTCATCAGCAATGTTGAAGACCATATTGTATTTTGGTGTTATTTATATTGTTGTGATGATTTTTAATGTTTTCTTTATTGGAAAACAGGAGTTAATTGATTTGCTGTTAGCACATCGCAAAAATGAAAAAGTGAAAATGAAAAACATGTGGTTGTGTAGTGGTGTTTTTATCATTGGGATGATTATGCTGGGATATGCCTATTATCTTGTGACTGCTGGAATTACAAAATTAGATACAGCCGAAAAAATCTTTGTTCCAATTGGACTAGGAATTGTTTCAACATTTCTGATATTTTGGTCAGTATCAGGCTTTGTATTAAAAATCTTTATGGCGAAAAAGAAAACATATTATAAAGGCTTGAATACATTTACATTAAGACAATTTAGCAGTCAAATGAATACAACTGTTTTCTCTATGGGGATGATTTGTTTAATGTTGTTTGTAACGATCTGTGTGCTTTCAACTGGAATTTCTTTGAAGAATGCCACAACAGCCAATTTAAAGGAATTATCACCTACTGATATTTATGTTGAAAAGACTTGGAATTTGAAAGGGAATAAAGCCAATGGGAAGCCTTATAGCCAAAAAGATATTGCTGATTCTCATCTTTCAGTGAGCGAAACTTTAGTAAATCTTGATTTTTCTATTCATGAAAATTTGAAAGATGTTATCACTGTTAATGTCTATGCAACAAATGATTTGACTTTTGGTGATACATTAGGAAGTTATGCAACAAGTGTTCATTCTCAAATGCCTTATTTAAGATTAAATGCAGCAGAAAAAATCATGCGATTAAGCGAATATAATCAAGTCGCAAAAAGATATGGGAAACAAACATATCAATTACAGGACAATGAGTATATCGTGATTGCTAACTTTGGTGGAATGATTGAAATACGTAATGAAGCATTGAAAAGAGGAACTCAAATCGAACTCTTAGGAAAAATGTATTTACCTGCACATAAAGAATGTCAGGATGGTTTTTTAACTCCTAGTGCAAACCAAAGTAATAGTGGAATTATTGTTGTTCCAGATCAGGCAATAAATGAAAATTATAAGGAGAAAAATGTGTTAATTGCTGATTATAAGGCTACTGATGAAGTTGAAAAACAAAAGATTGAAGAAAAAGTTCAATCACTTGCTCAACATCCTTATGCTAAAGGATTAACTCAACTCAATGCTTCAACGAAAATAAGTATCTATGAAGGAAGTGTTGGTGTTGGAACAATGGTGACATTTATAGGTATCTATATTGGTGTTATATTCTTGATATCAAGTGCAGCAATTCTAGCATTAAAAGAATTAAGTGAAAGTGCTGATAATAAAGAAAGATATATGATGTTAAGGAAAATTGGAACTGATGAAAGGATGTTAAATAAAGCATTATTCACACAAATTTCACTCTTCTTTATAGCACCTCTTATTTTGGCTGTTATCCATTCTATATTTGGCATTGAGTTTTGTAAGTTTTTCTTACAGTCATTTGGAGAAGAAAATCTTTTACCATCCATTATGATGACAACCGTTTTCATTGTTATTATTTATGGTGGATATATGTTGCTGACTTATTTGACAAGTCGACAGATGATGAAAGAGTAA
- the ftsW gene encoding putative lipid II flippase FtsW has product MKTKRIITLTLTIVIFGLICVYSSSHIWALYKYDDSFYYIKRQAIFACIGVIAMFVTSRIDYHLYKKYYKQIIGVCFLLLILVLIPGLGVVRGGSRSWFNFGIFALQPSELFKIGMIIFAAVFIEKNYYQMKKLRYSLKLLMVMGLGFLLIMLQPDFGSGIVMACSIVVMIIVSPFPFIYFVFLGALGVVGIVLMILSAPYRMERILSFLDPFQDPLGSGFQAIQALYAIGPGGLLGVGFDKSIQKHFYLPEPQTDFIFAIVAEEFGFLGGVLLIGAYLWLFKTILQVSKNVKDLFGSLLMIGIVSMIGIQTLINLGVVVGLFPVTGVTLPLMSYGGTSLTITLMSIGILINISKSVNCVL; this is encoded by the coding sequence ATGAAAACAAAACGGATTATTACTTTAACTTTAACAATTGTTATTTTTGGATTGATTTGTGTTTATAGTTCATCTCATATATGGGCACTCTATAAATATGATGATTCTTTTTACTATATTAAGCGTCAAGCTATTTTTGCATGTATTGGTGTCATTGCCATGTTTGTGACTTCTCGCATTGATTATCATCTTTATAAAAAGTACTACAAACAAATTATAGGTGTTTGTTTCTTGTTGCTTATTTTGGTATTGATTCCTGGACTTGGAGTTGTTAGAGGTGGAAGTCGTAGCTGGTTTAATTTTGGTATTTTTGCTCTGCAGCCTAGTGAGTTGTTTAAAATTGGTATGATTATTTTTGCAGCAGTTTTTATTGAGAAAAATTATTATCAAATGAAAAAACTACGTTATAGTTTAAAACTATTAATGGTTATGGGATTGGGATTTCTTTTGATTATGTTGCAACCAGATTTTGGGAGTGGGATTGTTATGGCATGCAGTATTGTTGTAATGATTATTGTTTCACCTTTTCCCTTTATTTATTTTGTGTTTTTAGGTGCATTAGGGGTAGTAGGGATTGTTTTAATGATTTTATCTGCTCCTTATCGTATGGAGAGAATTCTTTCTTTTCTTGATCCTTTTCAAGATCCTTTGGGGAGTGGGTTTCAGGCTATTCAAGCTTTGTATGCTATTGGACCAGGAGGGCTGCTAGGTGTAGGTTTTGATAAGAGTATTCAAAAACACTTTTATTTGCCTGAACCACAGACTGATTTTATATTTGCTATTGTAGCAGAAGAATTTGGTTTTTTGGGTGGAGTATTATTAATTGGAGCATATTTATGGCTTTTTAAGACAATTTTACAAGTCAGTAAGAATGTCAAAGATTTATTTGGGAGTTTATTGATGATTGGAATTGTTTCAATGATTGGTATCCAGACTCTGATTAATTTAGGTGTTGTTGTTGGGTTATTTCCTGTCACAGGTGTAACACTCCCTTTGATGTCTTATGGGGGAACAAGTTTAACAATTACATTAATGAGTATAGGAATTTTAATTAATATCTCGAAATCAGTGAATTGTGTGTTATAA
- the murG gene encoding undecaprenyldiphospho-muramoylpentapeptide beta-N-acetylglucosaminyltransferase: MKIIVSAGGTGGHLYPALALVDYIKTQDKNTEFLFVGTTDRLESQVVPQMGYEYRGLHVKGLVGNPLQKIKNAMIFVKSLKQSKQILKDFQPDIVIGFGGYPSASIVLAAAKMGIPTMIHEQNSIIGLTNKILIKKVDKIVCCYQKAYNEFPHEKTVLLGNPRASVVSSRRLQDIHHLYQIPRDRKTVVIVMGSLGSSSVNTVMKEALRDMQHDAYDVIYVTGKNYYESMRADLHDLNSSIHLVDYIDDMPSLIASCDLIVSRAGATTLAEITALGAASLIIPSPYVVANHQEYNAKELVDATAARWILEKDLDAKTFVKEVRDLLGHTELLNDLKNHAKELGKPHACQDIYQEMLKTLERK, encoded by the coding sequence ATGAAAATTATCGTAAGTGCAGGAGGAACTGGAGGGCATTTATATCCAGCTTTAGCTCTTGTTGATTATATAAAGACACAGGATAAAAATACAGAATTTTTATTTGTTGGAACAACGGATCGTTTAGAATCTCAAGTTGTTCCACAAATGGGCTATGAATATCGAGGGTTACATGTTAAAGGATTGGTTGGAAACCCTCTTCAGAAAATAAAAAATGCAATGATTTTTGTGAAGTCATTGAAACAATCTAAACAGATTTTAAAAGATTTTCAGCCCGATATTGTGATTGGTTTTGGTGGATATCCGAGTGCTTCAATTGTTTTGGCAGCAGCTAAAATGGGAATCCCAACAATGATTCATGAACAAAATTCTATTATAGGATTGACAAATAAAATTTTAATAAAAAAGGTTGATAAGATTGTATGTTGTTATCAAAAGGCGTATAATGAATTTCCTCATGAAAAAACTGTTTTATTAGGGAATCCCCGTGCAAGTGTTGTTTCTTCAAGACGTCTTCAAGACATACATCATTTATATCAGATTCCTCGTGATAGAAAAACAGTTGTCATTGTTATGGGGAGTCTTGGGTCATCATCAGTCAATACTGTGATGAAAGAAGCGTTAAGAGACATGCAACATGATGCATATGATGTTATTTATGTAACTGGTAAAAATTATTATGAATCAATGCGAGCAGATTTGCACGATTTGAATTCATCTATTCATTTGGTGGATTATATTGATGATATGCCAAGCTTGATAGCTTCTTGTGATTTAATTGTGTCACGTGCAGGAGCAACAACATTGGCTGAGATAACAGCTTTAGGAGCGGCATCTTTAATTATTCCAAGCCCTTATGTTGTCGCCAATCATCAAGAGTATAATGCTAAAGAGTTAGTTGATGCAACTGCTGCAAGATGGATATTAGAAAAAGATTTAGATGCTAAGACATTTGTGAAAGAAGTAAGAGATTTATTGGGGCATACTGAACTTTTGAATGATTTAAAGAATCATGCAAAAGAATTAGGAAAGCCTCATGCTTGTCAAGATATTTATCAAGAGATGTTAAAGACATTAGAAAGGAAATAG
- the murB gene encoding UDP-N-acetylmuramate dehydrogenase: MDFDQLFFDLVELDIGDVLENEPMYKHTTFKVGGPARFYIRIQDVESLKKGIQFCRTHEVPHMVIGKGSDLLFSDREYEGVIFSLSGLNKVHINGLEIRAEAGVGMIYMAYEAAKTGLSGFEFMGGIPGTIGGGVYMNAGAYKYCMADVFTSALVLNENGEFITLTKEEMQFDYRKSVLQKHKDWILIEAHFTMSPRDPQEIMAVLDKRKEKRMSTQPWNFASAGSIFRNPEEKAAWQYIDECGLRGHEIGGAQVSPKHSNFIVNNGYASARDILDLILLVEKTVFDRFRVELKKEVILVNWE, from the coding sequence ATGGATTTTGATCAATTGTTTTTTGATTTGGTTGAATTAGATATAGGTGATGTTTTAGAAAATGAACCAATGTATAAACATACAACTTTTAAGGTAGGAGGCCCTGCTCGATTTTATATTCGTATTCAGGATGTAGAAAGTTTGAAAAAAGGAATTCAGTTTTGTCGAACTCATGAAGTTCCACATATGGTGATTGGAAAAGGTTCGGATTTGTTGTTTTCTGATCGTGAATATGAAGGTGTTATTTTTTCATTGTCAGGGTTAAACAAGGTGCATATAAATGGTTTGGAGATTCGTGCTGAAGCTGGTGTTGGAATGATTTATATGGCTTATGAGGCTGCGAAGACTGGGTTATCTGGGTTTGAATTTATGGGTGGTATTCCAGGAACAATAGGTGGTGGTGTTTATATGAATGCTGGCGCTTATAAATACTGTATGGCTGATGTTTTTACATCAGCGCTGGTATTGAATGAAAATGGTGAATTTATCACATTGACAAAAGAAGAGATGCAATTTGATTATCGTAAATCAGTATTGCAAAAGCATAAGGATTGGATTTTAATTGAGGCACATTTTACAATGTCACCACGTGATCCACAGGAAATTATGGCAGTGTTAGATAAACGTAAAGAAAAAAGAATGTCTACACAACCATGGAATTTTGCAAGTGCTGGAAGTATTTTTAGAAATCCAGAAGAGAAAGCGGCATGGCAATATATTGATGAATGTGGATTAAGAGGACATGAAATTGGTGGGGCTCAGGTTTCGCCAAAACATTCAAATTTTATTGTTAATAATGGTTATGCAAGTGCAAGAGATATATTGGATTTGATTTTATTGGTTGAAAAGACAGTGTTTGATCGCTTTCGTGTAGAACTTAAGAAAGAGGTTATTCTGGTCAACTGGGAGTAG
- a CDS encoding cell division protein FtsQ/DivIB has product MAHHDEYYYNEHDESQVEKILKTKKKKKIKRRVKILLFLMIFIMIGAYFMSDYSRVQSITIVGNDEVKSEDILEKISVSKKSIYLLVNTGKIEDEVKSIPLVKKTSVTKDLFGHIRIEIEEADKVAYCVIGKITYVIDELGNISETTDSKMIESLQSSPQLIGFKDVKFLEKFAKQYIRIPELIKNQTSDIIYSPKSADESRMKFLMVNGKILYLRVETMADQLSRFDYEAFMTAYSDRCEFSFEGDNVYMEKCK; this is encoded by the coding sequence ATGGCTCATCATGATGAATATTATTATAATGAGCACGATGAGAGTCAGGTTGAGAAAATTCTCAAAACAAAAAAGAAGAAAAAAATAAAAAGACGTGTCAAAATCTTATTGTTTTTGATGATTTTTATTATGATTGGTGCCTATTTTATGAGTGATTATTCGAGAGTTCAATCAATTACAATTGTAGGAAATGATGAAGTGAAAAGCGAGGATATATTAGAAAAGATATCTGTGAGTAAAAAATCAATTTATTTATTAGTGAATACTGGTAAGATTGAAGATGAAGTCAAGTCAATTCCTTTGGTCAAAAAGACAAGTGTAACTAAAGACTTGTTTGGGCATATTCGAATTGAAATTGAAGAGGCAGATAAGGTTGCTTACTGTGTGATTGGTAAAATCACATATGTTATTGATGAACTTGGTAATATTAGTGAAACAACAGATAGTAAAATGATTGAATCGTTGCAATCTTCTCCACAATTAATTGGTTTTAAAGATGTGAAATTCTTAGAAAAGTTTGCTAAGCAATATATCAGAATTCCTGAACTTATTAAAAATCAGACAAGTGATATCATTTATTCACCAAAGTCAGCCGATGAATCAAGAATGAAGTTTTTAATGGTGAATGGAAAGATTCTTTATCTGAGGGTTGAAACAATGGCTGATCAGTTGAGTCGGTTTGATTATGAGGCGTTTATGACAGCTTATAGTGATCGCTGTGAGTTTAGCTTTGAAGGTGACAATGTTTATATGGAGAAATGTAAGTGA